TAAAAGGCATAGTTGGTTACGCCATACTGCAACACAAGTCCTTAATTTtagctaatttaaaaaaaacacgaaTGAATTCTATTGTTTAgaattgtgaaagaaaattagtttttatacagtaattttaaagaaaaaatgtgctATTTTTCTACGCACGAGTTTTGCTAAAACTATAGTCAGTACTTAACGTAATCATATTTCAATACCTAGTTGCACAATTGTAagaaggaaagaaaatattatattttttttaaaaatcctaaagTCCCAAATATTGGACATTTTTTTTCGAATAttctttttacatgtttatcaGTAAGAACCAGACACTTCTCGTGAAACAAGGAATACTTTTTATATTTGTAGGGCATGATTAGATTCCTGACAGAAATTGTTTGTTTGACTCTTTGTTTCGGGGTGTTCTTTAATGGAGAGTGTCGTATTCTAAAAGGTATTATGTGACTGACTTGTGCATGCATTtatgttatttgttttaaaagcttAAACCGTcctgataattttttattattgacgATAATAATACTAAATTTGATAGTCTAAATAATTGcctgtgtgtgtttgtgtactGTTTATACACAATTTCTGATCGGCAGATTGGCAGAATATAGTAAAGAGTGaggaagaagaaaagaaaatcgAAGAACTGGATGTAAATAAAGGTATGCCATCTCGCTTCAGACATTGTATTCACAGTGCGTTATCGTTCTATCCTTCTTTATACATATTGATCAAAACGAATTTAGAACTCTTTCCCAAAAATCCACAAGTCTTGTATTAAACCGTACTGTATatcataaaaatttacaacttgtGTCACTAGTAAATTGTTGTTTATAGAATCAAAACTATTTTGATGGGGATATGGTGGGTAGACATAGCTTGAACCCTTCCAGCGTGTATTTGTTTCTTTGTTGATTAGGACTGATTTGTTTGTTCTTTCATTATTAGGAGGTTGCAACATATCCGCTGGGTGGAATTTGACCGGACGAGACCTTGGTTGCTGTGGTAACTATGAAGGATGTTGTAGGATTGCGTCTAAGGTCTGCTATCTGCATGACAGTATATGTCAGTGCTGTCGCCTTGGGTGGATATTTTGTGGACCTGAGTGTAAGCCAGAGACTGAATGTCTGTTAACAACAGAAGTAAGGGCCAAACAAAGTATTACCATttgattatgatttttttttgggggggggggtatttttttcttttctgttattaatttactttttttactcATTAACAAGGTTTTAAGACATAAATATTTCTTATCACAAATGTATACTCTTTGAAATTCAGACACAAGTCTTCTATTAGCAGACtttatttaaaagtgtttttatCTAGTGCAAGAAATAGAGACAGGGTACAAGGATTGTACAATGAACACTATGatttcatatcatttatattatgatatttacaCTCAGTGTATATTTTCCCTTTCTTTTGTATTTGGAATCTGTGACGTTCAATTTTCAATAACACACCAAACCTGATCATGGTGTATGTATACAAGTAAACGTCATCACGCGGTTTAAATAGATTAACCACTGGAAGATTAAAGGAAACGCTGAAACTTATGAAGCCAATTTGATATGAACTTGTCAAAAATAGTCGTTTAATCATAtctatttgtaaatataaaggaGTTTCTCGACAAAGTATTCGGCACTATATTTTTAGCCGCGGAAGCGAACTTAATGGCAAGGCTGTTTCTTCTTTTATTCACATCCCTGACAAACAGcgtatacaaatgtataatgtCTACAAAGCGACGATTCACAGATACGTCTTgcaaataaacatcaatatggGCAGTTAATGCGCTAACGCGCAGTATGCAATTTGTCTGCACGGCCTGCTGTGTTAAAGGACCGACGGCGATAtctaaaaataagcattcagtATACTTTTAGATAGTTTACTAACGGACGTGTCAGACAACAGTCATCACAAATTGTTCTCACATAGACGGATTAAtttggaataacacatcatcagaaaatggctgacctctgagcAAAATgccatttcgttttattaaaacgATTTTATCGACGGCGTCAACTTACTCCGAAGCCGAGTGGATAAAATgtcgtacatcccgagttcgaatctcAGAGGGGCATTTTGTTGTTACTAACAGCGTTGAATttttagaaattcattttttatttccccaaattgcaattttgttgtttaatttacatgtgtacagttcatttatcattatatctttcattatcaaataatttactctTAATTaaagtgactttttccaggtgtattttttcaattaagttGCGTTACTCTTTTTCTCCAGTAGATAAgctcaaatatatatatatatatatatatatatatatatatatatatatatatatatatatatatatatatatatatatatatatatatatatatatatatatatatattcttaaacatttttacCGAGAAATGAAGTTTCGGGTATTATTTAACGACATGTGAAAGGCAAATAGCAGAAAACAAGCCAACAAAAAACATGGAAATTTCATAAAAAGTACAAACTGTATGCTTTCACTGCGGGCTAAATCGGGATGAAGTTTCTACAGTACCACTGCCTGCTgagaagatgaaaaaaaaatcatgataaaactctcttttaacaaattagCGCAGGGTGAAACACCTCAGATTTTCACCAATCGTTTGATTAAGCAGACTGTACAGGTCTTGTTTGATTTGTTAAGACTAACGCGTAGaattttgattgataaaatataggttaatgtatatatttaggttttttttgCCATCTCTTAAACGTCAGATTATTAATTGCGTGTAGGACGAAAACTTCAAAATCTGCACCCccattatttatgtttatattcagTGCTAGATCCGCACCAATATATTCACTTCCTTCCCCACATCAAATCGATCAAAGATTTAAAATAGGAAAATCCCCCTAGTATTTTCATTCAATTCGGAAGTAACTTCGGACCAATTTTTTCACTTTATGATCCAGGGCTGGGTTTCACAAAACTATCATACATGTAAGATCTATCGTAAGACATATCTCACGACTGTCAATTAGGATTTGTTCCAACGATTAATTAGCTATTTttgacaaataagttatttgttcggatgCATTAGGATTTGTTTGGACAAactaacttattttttaaactgcATGCGATAAAAATTGACTCCATAAGATATTTCTTTGACCCTATACATGTACGTTAGATTTTTCACTCCATGTTGTACACATCCGTCTATGTAGTGCATTTATCTGACAATCTATTaacgcttaatgatatggtagtATATGACATACTTTATAACAGGTCTAACAGCATTGTATTGCTTTTGGGGCTACATGCTGCTTGAAATTCATAAAGTATGATATTTacttaatgaaaaatgttttcgaCCATATGTTATATGCAAGTGACCAAATAATACTAAGTATGTTGTTTCGACAACATATTATACTATTTCATCAACGTGTTATGTAGTGATAACCTAATGATATAATGGTTAAACACAATGAAGTTTATACATTACATAATAAGTTGTTCGTATCCTTGAGACAGCTATGGCATTCCAGACGCATAGAGCACTCGGACCAATGAccataacaaagtttgactatcGCTGTCTTCCGTGCAGTATATCTTTTTGAAGTACTTGTTATAAATACCTAAAAAAAGTGTAACCTAAATTACTCACGTCTCCGAAGCGGGGAAAATCGACTCCCTTATACGTTGGAATCGACTCCCCCTTACTCTTTGTCGACTCCCCCGCGTTAGGGGTTGTATACAGTGTCTGTTGAATATATTTGATTGTCATAAGATTAAGACCGACCTTAACATAATCATCATAAGATATGACAGTTTTGTGAAACAGTTTTGATgagattttatgaaaaattttaattttatgacagATCCTAGTCATAAGATAgttttgtgaaacgggccccggGTACATTTATCTTGTTTACAATTCAGAATCTCCATgcatagaatttttattttgcgATGTCGTTCACCCTGACAAGATAGAGGGGGCGTTTCGAAAgagaaatcttgggattttttcctTTTAGTGAAAAACATCGCTTTTACCGTAAGGTTAgtgtaatcaaataatttacgaAAACATGCTGCATAAATTAACATCTTAGGACTGAGTAGAACTTAACTGTCCAAAGTTTCTGCTTCCATCATATTCGCTTTCAGTAATCATAAATAGCTCTGTTCCCAAACTACATTTATTCACTAACATGTAAAAAGTTCAGTTTTTCTGTTTTGAGCGACCCCATattcaaaaattataataagTACGGGGATTTCGCATTGCAAACGACATGAAAAGTACCTAGATGATAATGTTGGAATAGACAAGAAAAGCTAATGCTGGTATTTGGCCCGTTATACAAGCCGTACATTTATTTCAGAATCAAATTATTCATAGAAGTATTATGAGTTCACCGgtcttaattattaataatcGAAGACTATGGTGAAAGCTGGCACAGTTAACAACAGTACATTTACATCAATTCCCTTCTTATTTtcagaaaaggaaaaaaattttaaCGAACCATTcttcatcatcgtcatcatttTCTCCATCTACCAACTCATCAGAGAGGTCTAGTTCAATGATAATCGAAACGGTCACCTCAAATCAGGAAAAAGAGACATCATCCATTACTAGCAGCTCGAGTGTGagcaaaattgaaaatacaagTGAAGAAGTTAAACAATCTAGTTTTAATTCATCCAGTAATGCAACAAACCCAACGGACTTTAACCAAATGGAACCAGATCTTGTCAACGATCCGGATGTTAACGCAAAAAGTGAAAGCGAGAACCGGCGAGAGATGCCTGTGTTTTTCAACAACACAGTCAGTGAAAAACAACGAGTTACCCATACAATGGGTGAAGTAGAGAATGAGAATGAATTTCCTTTGTTGAAGACATACTCAAGACATAATGATATAATAGAGGGGAGTGGGGAGGATGCCtgagtttatttataaattaacagaTGCTATAAAAACATAGTGTTATGTCCtcttttgtaaaactgggtcgtATTCGCTTCTTCTACTGACATACCGTCTAATATGTGCCACCTAGCTGTCCAACAGGCTTTAACAGCTGCGTACCATACTGGATGGATGTATTTACTAGAAATTGGGATGAATCAACAACTCCCATAAACAcaatacagaaaaaaacacatttatatgTCTCGAATGTAACACAAATTTCAGAACTGCGGCTGCtaattaaagtaaatccacgctcctgtgacgtcatacattttacataaaccatgaattcattaaaattcttgcaagtagatttgtaatttctatgttatcataggtgcacatcaaaaactcaaatcattgtttacttggagatatttaataagcaTTTTACATCCTTATATtggacataattcaataatgacaaagggaaataactcttttctacttttctgtaagtgatatatctaaatgctatcatttttctaatgtaaacagttttttgatctttttttaaaattaattttagttttctggcatagtgagcaataaaatttaaatagacaaacaagtatccatccacttatatttaattttaaaacaaaaaaaagtgtgcttttcagatgataatttcagcctttggattttattaccttacatcttaaatagtatggatacatatatattttatttattttttgatgaaattcaagtccagtaagttaaaaaaagttaaatttttaactttgaacccatgattttataggtacggagttaccttaaaCTGTGAAGATTATCCGTATGAAATGCTTATTTGCTGATCCCAACATTTTGAGGAAACTTTGACAAAATCGGAAGTAACCAGcaacatgttttttaaaaacacaatcaCATTCAAATGTCGGATTGTTATATATATCAATTGGATCGGAAAGGTTGTAAGAcctgtataaaaaatattatcactTCTATAATGTGCTGGACAAGTATAAAAGATCCCCAAAAGAAGGGCCAAGAATTTTAACATGCGAGAGAGACGAAAATTACGACATGTTTTATGGTTGACTTAAGCTACTGGTTACTTGTAAACAGGGCTTGAGGTGTATCTCTCTAATAGGAGCAGAGAGGAAGCAACGTTTTAACGTTGACTTGAGTTATGggttacttgtacatgtagctcTGTGATAGGATCCGAGAGGATGCACCTTCTCAAGCCCTCCTAAGGCCAAATTTATCTTGGTAATTTGTGTGCGAtttgaaaaatagtttttcttCACGGTCATTAGTTGGTATACGTTTGGAAGTTTTGGtaaaattaatataagtaaACTGACTTAGTCAAATTCAAAACATCCTGAATATGTTGTTCTTAAGTTTGACATATATGTCAGTTtaattaattagatttatttatttttttttaatttgattaaatttaaattcaataaagaTAATCCCCGAGTTTCAAACGGTTTATCTTAAAGATGTAAAGACAACTGCAATTTTGGTCATCATTTATAGGTAAGTTTTGCATATCCTTCTCTGATTGATGAATTGCCGTTTTATCATCAAATCTTtatgtacaataaaatataaatagcaAATCATATAGGAAATTTATTAAACAGACACCCCAAAACAATTTAAACGTTATTCTGATTCACAATTTGGATAACAGGAATCACTTCCAACGAAATCCTCCCGATGAAATCACGTGTTCTATATGTAGATCTAAACAGAAGCAGTAGAACATGTTGAAATAATGCATAATAATAAACACTTAAAAATTGTAACATACAAAGtgatttttgtaaaatcaatatacatgCAAATACTATGTGCAGACATATAACATACATTGATTATATACAAGATAGGATAGGTAAAGACCACTGGATTATCTGTGCTTATAACTTGATTGTGGAAAATgtaaaggaaataaaatttataaggCAGAATGGGGCGCCTCCAATTTATAATCTCTATACCAGtgcattaagctgatttttaaaaaagcaacctTATACCTTTCACATCCTTTAATCTTAATGTCATTcagctttttaaagattttttaaaatggtttcattataaaatattcaaaaatttgaaaatgtttaaaggcTCAATTTATAACAGGctgaatacacatgtattttgtaCTTTCATTATCATAAATATAGCAAAATGCCCCATTCCACCTCatagataaagaaaaaatggtatataaaatcaaaacactttCTCTGCATTGAAAACTAAACAAATATGACCATCATATGATATCTGTGTAGGGGGTATGCATTTACATAAAGCACTTTCAAATCTGAAAGTAGTCCAACATTGTCAACTTTTAACATTTACacattatacagtaaaacatagtTCCAGCAAACATGCCTATAACAAGTTCACACATACACCTCATCTTTTAATTGTAGTTTAACCTCATGGTACCGGTATATAACAAATCAAAACTCTTGACCTGGGAGCTTTGtaataaccatgttttactgcaCAAACAAACACACCATATCATTATGCACAAATAAATTACCTCAATATGGACAGACTAACACAGAGCCCAAACAAAATATAGATAAGGTCCAAAAAACGCTTACAAACATCCAACAATGTGTTGTGCAACAATTGTTAACAAGATGCCTTGTTTCTAAGAAGCAACTGACATGACAGTACACAGTCATGTCAAACATGCAAAATCActtctttcaaaatatatttttcatattaacatACATAATACCTATAAAAACAACTTGATCCTAGACACTTTAATTGTTAtcctaataaataaataaatatattttaatatatagacCAAAATATTTCAGTTCGGATTGTTTTCATAATCCTTGTGTTTTTCAATacagttatttttatttacagagTATTACTATACATACAAAAATGTATTCTTCATCAGCACAGATAAGAAAAACTTTAACTCCTATTAACAAAGGCTATGACTCAAAACCAAGTACTGACTATTTTCTACAATTCctatataattcaatatttatatgaGTACTTAAGATTGAAATTACAGAAATTTCAACGAGGAATGTCTGAAAATACACTAAacttcatcatcattatcatgcatcaGAATCACTATTCAACCCATTCTACAATAAAAGCATAAGTTTTATCctatcaaaaaatgataaactatgtatttaaaaaaaaaaatttctttctttcacAAAAAACATATAGTATAGTATACATATGGTATTGCATGTATTTCTATTCAACggaatcaaaataaattttacacaatcattttttattctaaatccTTGGTCCCATTTGACAATCACATTTACTTCCTCACAGCATATACTTCATGTATATTAACTTTTCCTGATCATTTCCCAATCTCAAAAATGAAACAGAAATTTTTTGGTCAATCTGTACTACATAAAACCTTTTATCATTACAAAACATAAcctatgcaaataaaaaaaaatagtgacaATACTCATCAAAAAGAGACAAACAAGATATATGGTACATCCAAATGAGACTTCAGGCTTGATCTTACCTACTTATTTTGCCTCAGCTATGTGTATGAAGGTTGACAGTGAATGtttcatttcttatttatgATGACGCTAACaggattgatttttaaaacatctttcatCCTCAAGACAAAGAAATTGCTTAACTTTTAGCTTGATAAATCAATAATCAGTGATTTTTACTACGTTGTTAAATGTGATTAATGTAGCGGTAGTTCACATAGTTTAAAGACACCTGCATGGATCAATAACTGACCAGCCGGTCTCCTTAAACTATGAACCAGATTTAAATGAGTCTCAGTAGTGTAGCTGACAATAAACAATTCCCTCCTCAAGAGAA
This genomic window from Magallana gigas chromosome 5, xbMagGiga1.1, whole genome shotgun sequence contains:
- the LOC105332766 gene encoding uncharacterized protein isoform X1, producing the protein MGMIRFLTEIVCLTLCFGVFFNGECRILKDWQNIVKSEEEEKKIEELDVNKGGCNISAGWNLTGRDLGCCGNYEGCCRIASKVCYLHDSICQCCRLGWIFCGPECKPETECLLTTEKRKKILTNHSSSSSSFSPSTNSSERSSSMIIETVTSNQEKETSSITSSSSVSKIENTSEEVKQSSFNSSSNATNPTDFNQMEPDLVNDPDVNAKSESENRREMPVFFNNTVSEKQRVTHTMGEVENENEFPLLKTYSRHNDIIEGSGEDA
- the LOC105332766 gene encoding uncharacterized protein isoform X2, which codes for MIRFLTEIVCLTLCFGVFFNGECRILKDWQNIVKSEEEEKKIEELDVNKGGCNISAGWNLTGRDLGCCGNYEGCCRIASKVCYLHDSICQCCRLGWIFCGPECKPETECLLTTEKRKKILTNHSSSSSSFSPSTNSSERSSSMIIETVTSNQEKETSSITSSSSVSKIENTSEEVKQSSFNSSSNATNPTDFNQMEPDLVNDPDVNAKSESENRREMPVFFNNTVSEKQRVTHTMGEVENENEFPLLKTYSRHNDIIEGSGEDA